From the Nodularia sphaerocarpa UHCC 0038 genome, the window TTCCATGGAACGTCTCTACAAGCGGCGTGGAAAAATTATATGTCTAATCATTAGATTTATTTATCATCAAAAACCAAATATAAATAAATACTTAATGTTTCAGTAGTCTCAAATACATTTATTATCAATAACGCAATTCTGAAGCCTCAGTTTGTCTCAACCTTGATCTGAATTGCCGTTTTCATCACCACCTTATATAAGTTATCTTTAATTCTCTCCAGCAACTGGCTGTTACTAAAACTGTAACCGTCTAAAGTTTCGGCTCTTCTCAATGCAATAGTAAACAAACGAGACATAATTTAGCGTCAATCCTATAGACAGCTAAAAACGTTGGGAAAACGAGGTAGCAGCATGAATCGGCAGAAATTAAGTGGTGTGGAAAAAAACTTCCTACAAAGACGTTATGGTGTCAGTCTAGGAAGACGCTACGTTTTAGCAGCAGCTAGTGTTGTTCTGTTCGGTGTGTTAGGGTGTTCCCAGGTTAGCGGTAATACAAATTCCCTGACACAATCTGAACTACCTTATTCAGAGACTCGATTGCCAAAAAAAACATTAATTTCTGATACAAAACTCGTGGATGCTAATAATAAATTTGGCTTCAAACTGTTTTCAGAAATTTTGAAAAATAACAGTAATCAAGATAACATTTTTGTTTCACCTTCAAGTGTAGCGATCGCCCTGGCAATGGCATATAATGGAGCCAGTGGTTCTACACAACAAGCAATGGCTAAAACCCTAGAATTACAGGGGATGAGTCTACCAGAAATTAACTCTGCTTACGCCACATTAAAAGAGTTACTAGAAAATCCTGATCCGCAAGTGCAACTAACTATTGCTAACTCGCTATGGGCAAATAAAGAAGCTACCTTGCAGCCGAATTTTCTCCAAAGCACTCAGGAAGTCTACAAAGCCAAGGTAACAAATTTAGACTTTCAAGATGCTGCATCTGCCAATACTATCAATAAATGGGTTGAAGATAGTACACGGGGAAAAATTAACAAAATAGTTGAACAAATTCAACCTGATCAGGTGTTGTTTCTGATTAACGCCATATACTTTAAAGGTAAATGGACTAATCAATTTGATAAATCACAAACTGCGGAACATCCTTTTAAATCAATATCGGGGAAACAGAAGCAACAACCGATGATGTCGCAAACTGGCGAATATAGATACTATGAAAACGACCAGTTTCAGGCAGTGAGTTTACCTTATGGCGAAGATGGAAAAGTTAGCTTTTATATCTTTTTGCCCAAAGAAGAATCTAACCTGCAAACCTTTTATCAAAACTTGAATGCTGATAACTGGGAAAAATGGATGTCTCAGTTACGAAATCGGGATGGCTTTATTCGCTTACCCCGCTTTAAAACAGATTATGATGTCACACTTAATGATGCACTCAAAGCTTTAGGTATGTCAGAAGCTTTTAGCAATCAAGCCAACTTTTCCGGTATGGGTACTAAGTTGAAAATTAGTGAAGTTAAACATAAAACATTTGTTGAGGTAAACGAAGAAGGTACAGAAGCCGCCGCCGCTACATCCGTCGGAATGGTACCTACATCTTTTACACAAAAACTAGAACCTTTCCGCATGATTGTTGATCGTCCCTTTTTCTCTGCGATTCGAGATAATCAAACAGGTAGCATTTTGTTTATGGGTTCCATTACAGACCCACAGTAGTCAGCTTTTTGACTTTTGACTTTTGACTTTTGACTTCCCCTTGGGGGTTGACAGTCCCTTTTTCTCTGTAATTTGAGATAATCAAACAGGTAGCATTTTGTTTATGGGTTCCATTACAGACCCCCAGTAGTCAGCTTTTTGACTTTTGACTTTTGACTTTTGACTTCCCCTTGGGGTCGCTAGGGTAATGTTGGTTCTGAAACACCTAGAGAATTGTGAGGTTCAGATGTTGGTGATTTTTCTGTAAGAACGGGTGCAGCTTTCTCTTCCGCTTCACTGTTCAACCCTTGAGGACGCAAGGCTGTTAAAGCCGTCTTAATAATTACCGCAGTGGGTACTGCCACAATTACCCCTAAAAGTCCACCAACTCTAGCCCCTGTAAGCACTGAAATTAGGATCCAAACTGGGTTTAAGC encodes:
- a CDS encoding serpin family protein; the protein is MNRQKLSGVEKNFLQRRYGVSLGRRYVLAAASVVLFGVLGCSQVSGNTNSLTQSELPYSETRLPKKTLISDTKLVDANNKFGFKLFSEILKNNSNQDNIFVSPSSVAIALAMAYNGASGSTQQAMAKTLELQGMSLPEINSAYATLKELLENPDPQVQLTIANSLWANKEATLQPNFLQSTQEVYKAKVTNLDFQDAASANTINKWVEDSTRGKINKIVEQIQPDQVLFLINAIYFKGKWTNQFDKSQTAEHPFKSISGKQKQQPMMSQTGEYRYYENDQFQAVSLPYGEDGKVSFYIFLPKEESNLQTFYQNLNADNWEKWMSQLRNRDGFIRLPRFKTDYDVTLNDALKALGMSEAFSNQANFSGMGTKLKISEVKHKTFVEVNEEGTEAAAATSVGMVPTSFTQKLEPFRMIVDRPFFSAIRDNQTGSILFMGSITDPQ